The following coding sequences lie in one Pirellulales bacterium genomic window:
- a CDS encoding HRDC domain-containing protein, giving the protein MTPARGAAVQTKTITTERELEQLCESLASESAIAFDTEFVSEHSFRPELCLIQVAASGRLAAIDTIAVGDTSAFWKMLTSGDHETIVHAGREEVCFCLDAVGAPPKRLFDVQLAAGLIGIEYPAGYGSLMWRVLGKTLHKRETRTDWRKRPLSAQQIDYALDDVRDLELLRNRLYERLDKLGRLAWLQTETDAWLDELRASRQRERWRRVSGSGNLSSRELAILRELWRWREEQAERRNWPVKRVLRDDLLVELAKRKSADEKQIRAVRGMERGDLQRSLPHLIAAIRRGIELPDDECPQFVRRESNSQLNMVAQFLASALNSICRSAEVAPSIVGTSQDVRDFVAYRLGESDTDELPGLARGWRAEVVGNLLNDLLSGQMSIRIRDPHSEEPLVFEPAG; this is encoded by the coding sequence ATGACCCCAGCGCGAGGCGCCGCCGTGCAGACCAAGACCATCACCACCGAGCGCGAACTTGAGCAGCTTTGCGAATCGCTGGCCTCCGAGTCGGCCATCGCGTTCGACACCGAGTTTGTTTCGGAGCATTCCTTCCGACCCGAATTGTGTTTGATCCAGGTCGCGGCGTCGGGCCGGTTGGCGGCCATCGACACCATCGCCGTTGGCGACACATCCGCGTTTTGGAAGATGCTGACCAGCGGCGATCACGAGACGATCGTGCATGCCGGGCGCGAGGAAGTGTGTTTCTGCCTGGATGCCGTCGGCGCGCCCCCCAAGCGGTTGTTTGACGTGCAGTTGGCCGCAGGGCTGATCGGCATCGAATACCCCGCCGGCTACGGCTCGCTCATGTGGCGCGTGCTCGGCAAGACGCTGCACAAACGAGAGACCCGCACCGATTGGCGCAAACGGCCGCTGTCGGCCCAGCAAATCGATTACGCCTTGGACGATGTGCGCGACTTGGAATTGCTGCGCAACCGGCTCTACGAGCGGCTGGATAAGCTCGGCCGCCTGGCCTGGCTGCAGACCGAAACCGACGCCTGGCTCGACGAACTGCGCGCCTCGCGCCAACGCGAACGCTGGCGACGCGTTTCTGGCAGCGGCAATCTGTCGAGCCGCGAGCTGGCCATTCTGCGCGAGCTGTGGCGCTGGCGCGAAGAGCAGGCCGAACGTCGCAATTGGCCCGTCAAGCGCGTGCTGCGCGACGACCTGCTGGTGGAACTAGCCAAACGCAAGAGCGCCGATGAAAAGCAAATTCGCGCCGTCCGCGGCATGGAACGCGGAGACCTGCAGCGCTCGCTGCCACATTTGATTGCGGCGATTCGCCGCGGCATCGAACTGCCCGACGACGAGTGCCCGCAGTTCGTGCGCCGCGAGAGCAACAGCCAGCTCAACATGGTGGCGCAGTTTTTGGCGTCGGCGCTCAACAGCATCTGCCGCTCGGCCGAGGTGGCGCCGAGCATTGTCGGCACGTCTCAAGACGTGCGCGACTTCGTGGCCTACCGGCTGGGCGAAAGCGACACCGACGAGTTGCCCGGCCTCGCGCGGGGCTGGCGGGCCGAGGTGGTGGGCAATTTGCTCAACGATCTATTGAGCGGGCAGATGTCGATTCGGATTCGCGACCCGCACTCGGAGGAACCGCTGGTGTTTGAGCCGGCGGGCTGA
- a CDS encoding sodium:proton antiporter, translating into MSHVPHDHFQALRGYRAMVAAIALLLVGYGAALVAGWPQTATARIVAERGHQADHAATGGDHQHAATPPPLWTVAPFAALLGAIAVLPLIPALAHWWEHNRNRFLVAASMAAATLTYYLWWHVGAVERHFVSHAVVPAAASGPSWQVGRTVLENALLVEFVPFIVLLFSLYTIAGGIRIDGDLLAHPLVNVAFLAVGGLLASFIGTTGAAMLLIRPLLDTNRERRQVAHTVVFFIFVVCNCGGLLTPLGDPPLFLGYLEGVDFLWTLRLWPSWLFVNGALLAVYLAWDWLFAYPREAVRDRQRDEQLAGQLRVHGLALQGPLLVLLILSVALFDPSKAVPGTSWHAWLYLREATQLGLVAVSLAAGSLALRVANRFTFDAIIEVAALFFGIFICMQPALAILAVRGGELGLSTPRQFFWVTGALSAVLDNAPTYLVFFQTAQALPSSGQTLVAGVAEPLLVAISLGAVFMGAMTYIGNGPNFMVKAIAESSDVPMPSFFGYLLHSVLVLLPILLVNAWLFL; encoded by the coding sequence ATGAGCCATGTTCCGCACGACCATTTTCAAGCGCTACGTGGCTATCGAGCCATGGTCGCCGCGATTGCGCTACTGCTTGTCGGCTACGGCGCGGCGCTAGTCGCCGGTTGGCCGCAGACGGCGACCGCGAGGATCGTGGCCGAACGCGGTCATCAAGCCGACCACGCAGCGACTGGCGGCGACCATCAGCATGCAGCCACGCCCCCGCCGCTCTGGACCGTCGCGCCGTTTGCCGCGCTATTGGGGGCAATTGCCGTGTTGCCGCTCATTCCGGCGCTGGCGCATTGGTGGGAGCACAACCGCAATCGGTTTTTAGTGGCAGCCAGCATGGCGGCGGCCACGCTGACCTATTATTTGTGGTGGCACGTTGGCGCGGTCGAGCGCCATTTTGTTTCGCACGCGGTTGTGCCGGCGGCGGCCAGCGGACCATCATGGCAGGTGGGCCGCACCGTGCTCGAGAATGCCCTGCTCGTCGAGTTCGTCCCGTTTATCGTGCTGCTATTCAGCTTGTACACCATCGCGGGAGGCATTCGCATCGATGGCGATCTGTTGGCGCATCCGCTGGTGAATGTGGCGTTCCTCGCCGTTGGCGGTCTGCTGGCCAGCTTCATCGGCACGACGGGCGCCGCCATGCTCCTCATTCGTCCGCTGCTCGACACCAATCGCGAACGCCGGCAAGTGGCGCACACCGTGGTGTTCTTCATCTTTGTGGTTTGCAATTGCGGCGGCCTGTTGACGCCGCTGGGCGACCCCCCTTTGTTTCTCGGCTATCTCGAAGGGGTCGATTTTTTGTGGACGCTGCGACTGTGGCCAAGTTGGCTATTTGTGAATGGCGCGCTCTTGGCCGTCTATCTGGCGTGGGATTGGCTGTTCGCCTACCCCCGCGAGGCAGTCCGCGACCGCCAGCGCGATGAACAACTGGCCGGCCAGCTTCGCGTTCACGGCCTGGCGCTACAGGGGCCGCTGCTGGTGCTGTTGATCCTTTCGGTGGCGCTGTTCGATCCGAGCAAGGCGGTCCCTGGCACAAGCTGGCATGCCTGGCTCTATCTGCGCGAGGCGACTCAACTCGGGCTAGTGGCGGTGTCGCTCGCCGCCGGCTCGCTGGCGCTGCGCGTCGCCAACCGCTTCACGTTCGACGCCATCATCGAAGTGGCGGCGCTGTTCTTTGGCATCTTCATCTGCATGCAGCCCGCGCTGGCGATCCTGGCGGTACGCGGCGGCGAACTCGGCCTCTCCACGCCGCGTCAATTTTTTTGGGTCACTGGCGCGCTGTCGGCGGTGCTCGACAATGCCCCCACGTACCTGGTGTTTTTTCAAACGGCGCAAGCGCTGCCTTCATCGGGTCAGACGCTGGTCGCGGGAGTGGCCGAGCCGCTGTTGGTCGCCATCAGTCTTGGCGCCGTGTTCATGGGCGCCATGACCTACATTGGCAACGGGCCGAACTTCATGGTCAAGGCCATCGCCGAATCGTCGGACGTGCCGATGCCGAGCTTTTTTGGCTATTTGCTGCATAGCGTGTTGGTGCTCTTGCCCATCCTGCTAGTCAACGCGTGGCTGTTTCTGTAA
- a CDS encoding (5-formylfuran-3-yl)methyl phosphate synthase gives MTGLLVSVRSASEARIALAAGVDVIDVKEPNRGSLGAASTETIAEIVQVVGARLPVSAALGELLDWLPANAAQLPAGLTYAKFGLAGCAKEANWPDLWRAAAGSLPASVRPVAVVYADHLAACSPTAEAIVAAAESIGAAAVLVDTFDKRGGNLLSHWTIDQARWLIDQAQSRKWPSVLAGSLTADAIAPLLPLAPSLIAVRGAACAHHRTGEIDAARVGQLVRLVNSSGLFRSTARPAHFSHGPEKIS, from the coding sequence ATGACGGGGCTGTTGGTGAGCGTCCGCAGCGCGAGCGAGGCGCGCATAGCGCTGGCGGCCGGCGTCGACGTGATCGATGTGAAAGAGCCGAACCGCGGTTCGTTGGGCGCTGCATCGACCGAAACCATCGCCGAGATAGTGCAGGTCGTCGGCGCCAGATTGCCAGTGAGCGCCGCGCTGGGGGAATTGCTCGATTGGTTGCCCGCAAATGCCGCTCAATTGCCCGCTGGCTTGACTTATGCCAAGTTTGGTCTTGCCGGTTGCGCAAAGGAGGCCAATTGGCCCGACCTTTGGCGAGCCGCCGCCGGTTCGCTGCCGGCGAGCGTTCGTCCCGTAGCGGTGGTCTATGCCGATCACCTAGCTGCCTGCTCGCCGACGGCCGAGGCGATTGTCGCCGCGGCCGAGTCGATTGGCGCCGCTGCGGTGCTGGTCGACACGTTCGACAAGCGTGGCGGAAATCTGCTTTCGCATTGGACCATCGACCAGGCGCGCTGGCTGATCGATCAGGCCCAGAGCCGCAAGTGGCCGTCGGTGCTTGCCGGCTCGCTCACGGCCGATGCGATCGCCCCCCTGTTGCCGCTAGCGCCCTCGCTAATTGCCGTGCGGGGGGCCGCTTGCGCGCACCATCGCACTGGCGAGATCGATGCCGCGCGCGTGGGTCAGCTTGTGCGACTGGTCAACTCTTCCGGACTCTTCAGGTCAACGGCAAGACCGGCGCATTTTTCGCATGGTCCGGAAAAAATTTCTTGA